The sequence ACGTTAACTTCGTTGGTGGCGAGCCAACTCCAAATCTTCCTTTTATCCTTGAGACTCTAAAGTATGTCAAAGTTCCGATTCCGGTAGTGTGGAACTCCAACATGTACATGAGCGAAAAAAGCATGAAACTTTTGGATGGGATTGTCGATGTCTACCTTGGGGACTTCAAATGGGGTAACGATGAAGATGCACTTAAATACTCAAAAGCTCCCAGATACTGGGAAACAGTTACAAGGAACTTTTTACTAGCTAAAAACCACTACAAAGCCGAGTTTTTAATAAGGCATCTTGTAATGCCGGGTCATTTAGAGTGCTGCACAAGGCCAATTTTAGAGTGGATAAGCGAAAATCTCGGCAGGGACGTTAGGGTCAATGTAATGTTCCAATACCGTCCAGAGTACAGGGCCCATGAATATCCCGAAATTGATAGAAGGCTCACAAACGATGAGATGCTTAAAGCGGCTGAACTTGTAAAAGAATTCAGATTAAAGAACGCGCTGGTGGGATAAATGCAGGTTACATCTGGAGTTTCCGCAAAATGGGTTTTAATTCTTTTTCTGCTGTTTTTCATTCTCTTCGGCTTGAAAACACTCTTAGAAGAATATTTGGAACGAAAAGGGGGAAGATAGATGCCCATTCCGCTGAGAGAAGTTACAGATAGACAGCTTGTAGGAGCAATACTAAGCTTGGTAGCGGTTTATCTAATCTTTCGCATCTATACCGCTTGGTACTCCAAATACCTGGAGAAAAAGGAGAAAGAACTTGAGGAAAACGAAAAAATTGGAGAGCTTTACTAGCCTCCCGCCCTAGACTTCATCAAGACGTTCATGAACTTCTCGATTTCCTCGTTGCTCCCATCAATGATTATCTCCCATCTGGGCATTCCAAAATAGGCATCAGCTTCTCGGATTTTTATATCAACCCTCGCCTTGGAACCCTCCTTGATTTTAAGAATCTCCTCGGGGGGAATTGCGGTTATCAGTTTTCTTCTCATGAAGAAAGTTAAGAGGATGGCTTTAAAATATCTTTCGAATTCCAAAAAACTTAATTAATTCCAGATGGAAAAAGAAAATGGTGAGAGAAATGGAGCTTCCCTCTCATAAGACAAAGATAATTGCCACGATAGGGCCGGCTTCTAAGCAAAAAGAGACCATAAAAAAGATGATAAAAGCCGGAATGAGTGTTGCGAGGATAAACTTCTCCCATGGAACTCTTGAAGAGCATGCAAAGACCATTGAGACAGTGAGAGATGTCGCCGAGAAATTGGAAAGGAGAGTCGCAATTTTAGGCGATTTGCCGGGATTAAAAATGCGAGTGGGAAAGATAAAGGGGGACTCAGTGACTCTAAGGAAGGGAGATAAAGTTGTGCTCACGACGAGAGATATTGAAGGCGACGAAACAACTATTCCAGTTGAGTTTAAAGACTTACCAAAGCTGGTTTCAAAAGGTGATACCATATACCTGAGCGATGGCTACATAATGCTGAGGGTTGAGGAAGTCAGGGAAAATGAGGTCGAATGTGTTGTAGTTAACGGAGGGATACTGTTCTCCCATAAGGGGATAAACATTCCAAAAGCGAATCTCCCGATAGAGGCGATAACTCCAAGGGACTTTGAGATAATAGAGTTCGCAATTGAACATGGGGTAGATGCCATAGGTCTATCTTTTGTAGGTTCGGTGTATGATGTGCTCAAAGTAAAGAGCTTTCTTGAAAAGAAAAGTGCAGATCTCTTCGTGATTGCGAAAATAGAGAGGCCTGACGCAGTGAGGAACTTCGATGAAATTCTAAACGCTGCTGATGGAATAATGATAGCGAGGGGAGATCTTGGCGTTGAAATGCCGATTGAAAAGCTCCCTATAATGCAGAAACAGCTTATAAAAAAGACCAATTTAGCAGCAAAGCCGGTAATAACTGCCACTCAAATGCTCGTCTCAATGACCACCGAACGGATACCAAAAAGAGCAGAGGTAACAGATGTCGCGAATGCGATACTCGACGGAACTGATGCAGTGATGCTCTCCGAAGAGACCGCCATAGGAAAGTACCCCGTTGAATCGGTGGAAATGATGGCAAAGATAGCTAAGACAACGGAGGAATATAGGGAATCCTTAGGTTATTCCAGATTGCGCGCTTGGATTGACTCGTTACCAAAAAGAAGCACTATAAAAGAAGCGATAACACGTAGTGTTATAGATGCTCTCTGCGCCATAGACATAAAATACATCCTAACCCCCACAAGGACTGGGCTAACTCCAAGGTTAATATCCCGCTTCAAACCAAAGCAATGGATCTTAGCTTTTTCAAGCAGTGAGAGGGTCTGCAACAACTTAGCCTTTTCCTATGGCGTTTATCCATTCTGCATGGATGAGAACTTTAACGAAAAGGATATAATAATGCTGGTAAAGGGATTGGGAATAGTCAAAGAAGACGATACAGTGCTTTTAACAGAGGGAAGACCAATAGGAAAGACCGTGGGGACAAATACAATGCGCATCTTCCAGATCCCTTAAACCTCCTCAAACCTTATTCCCTTTTCCTCCATGAATTTCTTTGCTCTTTCAATTTCCTCCTCTGATTCTCCAAAGAGAATTATCCCAATGTATTTTCCAAAGCCCTTTGGAGATGAGTGTATCTTTACCCTGAACTTGCTCAACGTTTCATTTAATATTGGAGCAAGCTTTGATTCGTCCGTTATCTCTGCTAGAAGCTTTTTTTGAATGAACACTCTCCTTCCAAGTCTGGGAAGCACTTCGTTTTCAAGCATTGCCTTCATTTCTCTTGGCAGTCCGGGGAGGACAAAT comes from Thermococcus litoralis DSM 5473 and encodes:
- a CDS encoding TIGR04140 family protein, coding for MRRKLITAIPPEEILKIKEGSKARVDIKIREADAYFGMPRWEIIIDGSNEEIEKFMNVLMKSRAGG
- the pyk gene encoding pyruvate kinase codes for the protein MELPSHKTKIIATIGPASKQKETIKKMIKAGMSVARINFSHGTLEEHAKTIETVRDVAEKLERRVAILGDLPGLKMRVGKIKGDSVTLRKGDKVVLTTRDIEGDETTIPVEFKDLPKLVSKGDTIYLSDGYIMLRVEEVRENEVECVVVNGGILFSHKGINIPKANLPIEAITPRDFEIIEFAIEHGVDAIGLSFVGSVYDVLKVKSFLEKKSADLFVIAKIERPDAVRNFDEILNAADGIMIARGDLGVEMPIEKLPIMQKQLIKKTNLAAKPVITATQMLVSMTTERIPKRAEVTDVANAILDGTDAVMLSEETAIGKYPVESVEMMAKIAKTTEEYRESLGYSRLRAWIDSLPKRSTIKEAITRSVIDALCAIDIKYILTPTRTGLTPRLISRFKPKQWILAFSSSERVCNNLAFSYGVYPFCMDENFNEKDIIMLVKGLGIVKEDDTVLLTEGRPIGKTVGTNTMRIFQIP